TGATGGCGGGACCGTGTTCAGTTGAATCTAAAGAGCATATTATGGAAATGGCGGAAATTGTGAGCAAAGCGGGAGCCAAAATTCTGCGGGGCGGCGCTTATAAACCAAGAACCTCTCCCTATTCATTTCAGGGTCTTGAAGAAAAAGGTCTTATTTATATGCGTGACGCTGCGGATGTTTACGACCTTGCAGTTGTAACGGAAATTATGGACCCGAACTTGATACCGCTGATGTCGGACTATACAGACATCTTTCAGGTCGGCGCGCGGAATATGCAGAATTATTCGCTCCTTAAAGCGCTGGGCAAAACGAAAACACCCGTTTTGCTTAAAAGAGGGCTTTCTGCGACAATAGAGGAATGGCTTATGTCCGCTGAATACATTATGGCGGGGGGGAATCCCAACGTAATGTTGTGCGAGCGCGGAATACGTACATTTGAGGGTTATACGCGGAACACTTTCGACGTCTCCGCTATTCCCGTGGTTGATAGCCTGAGTCATCTTCCCATCATCGCTGACCCGAGTCA
The Candidatus Neomarinimicrobiota bacterium genome window above contains:
- the aroF gene encoding 3-deoxy-7-phosphoheptulonate synthase; the encoded protein is MIIVMESNAEENEIQDVISRLTSMNLDITRSDGVTQVVLGVIGQTGDIDIRDYELMKSVNHVIRISEPYKRASRTFHPEKTIINVRGIDIGGNNIVMMAGPCSVESKEHIMEMAEIVSKAGAKILRGGAYKPRTSPYSFQGLEEKGLIYMRDAADVYDLAVVTEIMDPNLIPLMSDYTDIFQVGARNMQNYSLLKALGKTKTPVLLKRGLSATIEEWLMSAEYIMAGGNPNVMLCERGIRTFEGYTRNTFDVSAIPVVDSLSHLPIIADPSHATGRRDKVSPVARASIAAGADGLLIEVHSDPENALSDGAQSLYPEQLSQLMNEIKIIASAVSRSVN